A single genomic interval of Vairimorpha necatrix chromosome 5, complete sequence harbors:
- a CDS encoding diphosphomevalonate decarboxylase (MVD), protein MVTGKKKITVTSNPNIAIIKYWGKENIESNICSNPSISFQCNKLVTTTSLSYNDQEKDEFIFNGKLTTVNKKIEYIVNLFRKIKNDTKSLLIESDNNFPHSCGVASSASGFSALVLALDKFYETNFSEKDLSILARECSGSGSRSIPKNIVMCDKYESYTIGEWKEMKILLIKINEEVKKVSSTEGMCRTQETSFFYKERLNRVDEKIFLCQEYIKTRDHQSLFKLIMRESNEIHAIMFESYPPIRYISDKGYEIMERIHDFNKDEVKMAYTFDAGTNPFIFVLEKDLNEAKEYFKDYEMIECN, encoded by the coding sequence ATGGTTACAggtaaaaagaaaataacgGTAACTTCTAATCCCAATATCGctattattaaatactGGGGCAAAGAGAATATTGAATCTAACATTTGTTCTAATCCGTCTATATCTTTTCAATGTAATAAACTAGTAACCACTACATCCCTCTCTTACAATGATCAAGAAAAAGacgaatttatttttaacgGTAAATTAACAACggtcaataaaaaaattgaatatatTGTCAAcctatttagaaaaataaaaaatgatactAAAAGTTTACTTATTGAATCAGATAACAATTTCCCACATAGTTGTGGTGTGGCGTCTTCTGCTTCTGGATTTTCCGCTTTGGTATTGGCtcttgataaattttatgaaactAATTTCTCAGAGAAAGATCTTAGTATTTTGGCCAGAGAGTGCTCTGGCAGTGGAAGTAGAAGCATTCCTAAGAATATAGTCATGTGTGACAAATATGAGTCTTATACAATAGGCGAGTGGaaagaaatgaaaattttattaattaaaattaatgaagAAGTTAAAAAAGTCAGCAGTACAGAAGGAATGTGCAGAACACAAGAGACaagtttcttttataaagaaagatTAAACAGGGTAGACGAGAAGATTTTTCTATGTCAGGAATATATTAAGACGAGAGATCATCAGAgcttatttaaattaataatgaGAGAATCTAATGAGATACACGCGATTATGTTTGAGAGTTATCCGCCTATTAGGTACATTTCCGATAAAGGGTATGAGATTATGGAGAGGATAcatgattttaataaagatgAGGTTAAGATGGCCTATACATTTGATGCGGGTACTAAtccttttatttttgtattagaaaaagatttaaatgaAGCCAAAGAATATTTCAAGGATTATGAAATGATTGAATgcaattaa
- a CDS encoding mitochondrial translocase (TOMM40L), which yields MKSFYKKLKDTLFNTQLTSSFDTYNNESNTVFNLSNFTGIKTEISKTVSPNFQISHISNIGPDFESRQTYGTFCFNNLLLQTSIDQDKIFRIRGTHMFNNFYTKFHTVIGRSKDIFTQIEIDLRNRYNNLCIKMIQPAIKGASCVYVGNYMQQLGIFSIGGECIKADEYLGLSFVGRYEGIGHVSTISLQHFNTLSIDYYKTVTSKNKKSALFEYGMHFSTNREKQMSYGVGVRVHSKRGEIIGSLDNKKVLSLVYNDKLSEGLSLNLNCRVGKNVFDYGYGFTYEF from the coding sequence AtgaaatctttttataaaaaactcaAAGATACTCTTTTCAACACTCAACTCACTTCTTCTTTTGATACCTACAATAACGAATCAAATAccgtttttaatttatcaaattttacTGGTATTAAAActgaaatttctaaaacaGTCTCCCCAAATTTCCAAATATCTCATATCTCAAATATTGGTCCAGATTTCGAATCTAGACAGACTTACGGGACATTCTGTTTTAATAATCTTCTTTTACAGACAAGTATAGAccaagataaaatatttagaattaGAGGAACCCACatgtttaataatttttacacTAAATTTCATACAGTAATAGGTAGAAGTAAAGACATATTTACACAAATAGAAATAGATCTTAGAAATCgatataataatttgtgtataaaaatgatacaGCCTGCTATAAAAGGCGCATCATGTGTCTACGTAGGGAATTATATGCAACAATTGGGGATTTTTAGTATAGGAGGCGAGTGTATAAAAGCAGACGAATATTTAGGACTCTCTTTTGTAGGGAGATATGAAGGAATAGGCCATGTTAGTACAATTTCTTTGCAGCATTTTAATACGCTGTCAATAGACTACTACAAGACAGTGACGTctaaaaacaagaaatcGGCTTTATTCGAGTACGGAATGCATTTTTCGACTAATAGAGAGAAACAAATGTCTTATGGAGTGGGCGTACGAGTCCACAGTAAGAGAGGTGAAATAATAGGAAGtttagataataaaaaagttttgaGTCTAGTGTATAATGATAAGTTATCAGAAGGATTATCTTTGAATCTTAATTGTAGAGTAggaaaaaatgtatttgaTTATGGATATGGATTTACATATGAGTTCtaa